Part of the Eleginops maclovinus isolate JMC-PN-2008 ecotype Puerto Natales chromosome 3, JC_Emac_rtc_rv5, whole genome shotgun sequence genome is shown below.
GTATACACAGCTTTAAGCTTTACTGCAGCCAAAGCATAATGGGTTAAGGTAAGGTAAGATATAATAAACTCTAAAATATGAGCTGGATAATAGCGTTACTATTGTGTCTCAGCCACAGTAATTCTCTGGCTGTTCTGTATGAATGGGATATATTGTATTGCATCAGTTCAGTAAGGACAGTACAGGAGTCGGTGAGGAGCACATGCACACTGTGTCGGGAATATGAGAAAGGCATTATTCAGGGATTGTGGCAGCCTGGACACATGGCTACAACAAATGATCAATTCTTACCCAGCAGCTCTTTGGGGACCTCTGACACTTCCTCGCTCATTTTGATGAAGATAATATCCAAAAACAATGAGGAGCGTTCAGTCAACACATGGAGAAGACTCAAATTCTGAGGAAACaaggagcgagagagagaagtgTCAGGTGCTGCTGCCGCCGGCGCAGTTCTCCCGGTTACATGTTCCTCTCCTCTCGCGGTGTCCGGACAATGTAACTGCGTTTATCCCGGCGCATATCCTCTCGGTTTACACAGGGTTCACGGGTTTTATGTTGGAGAAACAGTCAGGCCGCTAAGGTCCCTTTAAAATCATGTTGAAACCAGGCACATTGTGCGCTGAAGGCAGATGAAAAGAGCAGCGCTCACGCACATCCTCTGTGGCCGTGGCCCTCCCGTAAAGCTGTCGGTAATACAACAGCCGAGCAGCCAATAGTAAGAACCGGGGCCCCTCCCCACGCGGTGATGCGACAGCCAGGGAGCGGATGCGATGCCGGGGCGGTGTGGCGTGGCACAAGggggcggtggtggtggtgtcaGCCAGATATTAATGAGACGGCTACAATGGTAAACTGGGAACCAGGGACCTCTAGCGGTCTTTGACGTGGTCTCGTGGGGACGTAATCccatgctgcagcacaggaggaGGCTGTACATAATACTACCCCCAGTGGATTATATAGTCATAGTATGGGATATTAATACAGGTTTAAAGCTAACCTACGGTCACTTTGAAATCAGACTACAAGTATAACTGCactgattattatttaaaaatcagtttCAGAATACTGTACTTGTTTGGGCATTGCAGTGTCTATTTTGAGGCCAGACAAACCCTGTATGATCCTGAAACACGGAAAGGTACcatgcatatatatataaacaatgGAAATATATCGCGCTTCACCATCTCTCATATTGTTTCAGACATTTCATTGTTATGCAAACGTTTTAGCGACGTTTAACGACAATGACCAGAGTTAAAGAGATAAGAGGCCGACACCTAGTGGTCATTCAGTTAAATTACAACCAGGCTCAGATTAGGCGACAACATACCATAAACTTTATTTAGCTGTTGCACGTAACAGTTTGATAtcacataattaaacacaactTCATAAATCTCTACGATAACCTTAATTTAAGATAAAGTTCAATTTCGTATCAAAAATAAGTTTCTATGTACTACATATTATGTAACACTTGATGCAACAATTTTACGatatatttccatattttacatacatttctCTCAATTTTGGTGGTCACTTTTCCTTTATTAATCTGAAGTTAACATTATGACCTacgtttaaaacaaaacaaaagaaaacagattaatcttttttacattttcatgacAGTTTAGtttgttattaaaaataaactgtaaattgACATGCTAATAATGCTGTCCATGTGTGGTAAATGTATCACCACAGGAGTTACAAACATAATAACTTGACCATCACTAGTCCAGTGCATTCATTCTTAATGAACATGCTAATTACATATTttcgtttttttaaaaaatgttttcaaataggcaatatcctaaataaaataaagaggtATTTGTGCTATGCTGTATGTACCATGGACCGTTAGTCTACAGCTCATCTGTAAATGGTAAAATACAGTTCGGGTACTGCTGTTTAATCCTATCTATTATCATCTCTAGTTTTTCTTTCATGGAGCAGAGCTTTGAAGCCTTCAGCATCTGTGGCAATTTTCTCAGCTTCTCCTCTGCAACTTCTGCCAGCCACGTTAGGATTTGATCCATGAGAGGTCCTCTCTGACTGGGAGGAGTCGTGCCGCTGGGATGCATCCCCTCTTCTGATTTATGGATGTAGCTGTTGGAGCGAGATGATGGTTTCGAATTATAGGGAATAGTGGAAGGAAGTAAAACAAGGAAATTTTACAGAGGAACCAGTTTGTGGGCTGACTGGGCTCACCTGGCAACAAAAAACTTCATTTTTGTCACGCGCATCCTCTGCCTGCTGAATAATCCTGAGACGAATGTCCTGAGTGTCTCACCTAAGAAAGAATGTTTGAGTTTTAAATCCAATTTCTTTATAATTTCCGTATacatgaaagacaaacaatgTTCAAACTTTAAACAttctaattatttaaattattattatttatgttatatttgactGCTGTAGCCTACTGATTACATACCTTCATTTGAAAGATCTTCGCAGGACCCACAAATTGTGTCGTGGGTAATTGAGCCGGGAAGGAGTGCAATCTGTCCGCTTGCGCATTCTTGGTGTTTTACGCATGACTCCAGCGCAGAAGATGAATTGGAGAAGTAGCCATCCGAACACCTTTCACAAACTGTGTTCATTTGTGACGTACCTACAgacaacaataatacatttgggGTCAAAACATTGTTGAGATCTACGATTTAATGAATTTTGGGGGCATGTTATTTTACAACATAATAAATTAATGAAAGCACTCGTCACAAAGTTAAATAAGATATGGTCGTTTCTCTGTTACAAACCTTTAGTTTTAATACCGTGTCCCGGCCCGCATTCTGAGTGCCTCCAACAGAAGTCATTGGTCATGTAGAAGCCCTCTTTGCACCGACAGACCCTGTTTGTGGTCGCTGTGCACTCCGTCTCCACCTCCTGGTTCTCCACGCAGTAATTGTTGCAGTAAAGACATTTGGGCAGATAATTCCAAAACGCGGTAAAGTGGCGGCTTCTGCACGGCGCGCAGACGGTGGCTTTGGTGGGGGTGCAGTACGCGGCCATGTGCGTGCCGGGTGGGCACTTGTCACAGATGAGGGTTTCCCTGGTGGACGGGTCTCGGTGATCAAAAGTGGGGGGAACGGAATCAACCACCGAGACACCGGGGAGCACaccagagagcaggaagagcaCTGGTAAGAGGAGCTGAGAAGAGAAACGTGATTATGGATAGTTACTGTAATTGCAGGATTGTTTGTGATACAACTACTGTTTTTGATTGTTAATGCAACAACGAGTGTCTTTACTACGGTATATTTCAATTAGCCTCTTTTTCATGAAATCTAGTGCCCTTCATGTTTAAATTTTTCTAGAACACTGTACATAATTAACCGGAGACATTCAAATAACGGTATTTAACAGTTTATTGTGTTGTACCTATTCCTTACAGCCTCATAACCCTCATCAGTGATAGTGTGACACATAGTtgcattttatatgttttagttttattaactTATTTTACTTCTAATTCTTCAATTGGAAAATAATTAGAGtctgtaatttatattttattggaaTGTACACATATCTTTATAATGGTATTTGAttactgtgctgcagcagacaaCATTTGACAGCAGCATTTGTCAAACTTTGTCTGtgattaaattgtattaaatgttcCTATTGTTCTTTAAGGAATCCTGTTCATAACCCTTAAGAGTACTGACTTGTTGGGTcactaaatgttaaatatacatTATGACTTGTGCTAAAAGCTCCTGATCAGTGATAATGTTTTCTCCATTTTCCAAATTTCAGAAGAGAAATTTCCAAATAAAAAGCCATAAACATTTCTTTGTTCCCTCTAATAGGTTTTTCAATGACTATGTGATTATACAGTATTTGGTTTGTTCACCTGAGAATTTCtacaaaaacttaaaaaataGTGTTCATAATCTTAACGCCACTACATCTAATAATTAAACTTTTTTCTATATAACTTTCATCACCAATACACTAAAGTAGCACTTATtatcctttctctctgtctttgctAGATTTGATCAAGTACACGAATAGAATACAGAATACTCACcatgttgatgatgttgatgCCGCTACTTCTGTAGAACAGGACCAGTGTCTTTTATACTATGCTCCCACAGGAACTGTATCTTTGTGGGCGTGTGGTTTAGCAGACAATGAAATGTACAATCTCTAATGGAAAGGTCAAAACACTTCCACATGTCAGTTGAATTATCGAAATGACAGCGGCTTTAGGAAGTATTCAATTCGGTGTTTTTGGTCATTGGCCAACATATACAATTTTTTGGGAATCCATTACAGGCTGTTCCTGGTTTTATTGTGGACTGATATGGTCACTTTACATAACCAGGAATTAGAAATTACTGGAaatcataatcatcatcatgtCTCGAAGGTCTGAGTGTCTATAGTGAGTCAATATAATTACTGGAAAACAATTACAATCAAAAATTAATTAGTTAAATTGTGGGATACCagcaatacaaataatttaaaaaaacctgttaGGATATACTACATGTAAATCTAGAGTAATTTCCACAGTCTTTTATAAATGGAAtggtgtatttttaaaatgtaactttttctTCTGCAGTAATTGAGCAATGTCATATATACGATTTAATTTATATAGATATTATATTCAGTTTTAACATATGAAATAAGTGATATATTTTCTTCCCATATTATATGGTTCATATGTTAAAACAATTATATCTTAACTTAATATACGTAGCTCAAAACGGTGAGGTTTTGAAGGAGtcagtaacatttaaaaaaaaaaacacataaaaaaaacctgagggGAGTGCAACCTGAAAAGACGTCATTCAGAAATTTCCTTGTAAAGTCATCAGGTAATATTTGAGTTCAACCGAAaattttattttcatgatttCTAGGAAgttgttaaatgtgttattgcCACATTGATAGGTCGATGTGGCAATAACCTTTATCCTTTATTCTTTGTAAAATGATTCACTAAGTAATTGTAGAACAATAGAGCAAAACAATGTTGAGTCACTTGATTCAGTTCTCACTCTTTTTCTACAGATCACGAGACACACTACAACCATGACATATTCATAACTAATATTACACAGCAGGCAGGAGTTATTATCCaaattgagaaagaaaaaagatctTGCATGCAACACTAGGAAACAAAGATGTTGTGCAAAAAGTCTGAAATCTTAATGTcatcagtgttttgtttattaggTGGTTGTCATGTGTCAAGATATTCCTCATAGATGCAATGCTGATGATCCGAGATCTGAGGTTTACTAGTAAGTCAGGCTTACAATGTTTTTCAGTACTTCAATTCATATACTGATATTATATTGGCTTTAAACCTTTATCTTTCTTTATccaattatgtgtgtgtgtgtgtgtgtgtgtgtgtgtgtgtgtgtgtgtgtgtgtgtgtgtgtgtgtgtgtgtgtgtgtgtgtgtgtgtttacataatTAAGGTCCTGCATCTGACCTGGCAGAAAACAATCATCCTTTGGGATAATGATAATAACCAGTTATCAAGATCACTCCCAGGACTGATTCAGTATTTTTACAAAGtgattttattcaaatcatttgACATTAGTGTTCACAAGTTACACAAGCTTAACATGGACCAATCAGGCATATATACAATAAAGgtcatacatttaataatataaaagtgataaaaacaatatataaaaaaatatcactTCATGAACTTGCAGCATTCGGTAATCCAGTATTTCTGATAAGTAATAAAACAAGCCTTTACATATTCAGAAagtaaaatcattattattattttaaatataaaacaattgcACTCCTTTGTACATTCATATAGCTgacagttgaaaaaaaaatcagatgaGCTCTACTCGCCAGCAGTCCagaacaaaccaacaaacaaaggACTGTAAAAAATGCATGTATTTCATTATGAAACCAAATCCTTCCTCTCAATCTGCGAGAAagcaacaataataaaaacacaacatctgcCATTCTATCTCCCATAAAATAGTGTGCTATTTACATCTTAAatagttttcatttttcacagaCTCCGGTCAAAAGTTTCCaggaaaccttttttatttgtttcagcCTGCCTGAAGTAcacaaatgtctttctttttttcccttttaggCTTATTAAATTCATCACTGTGGACAGATACTCTAGACGAGGGTGAATCTATAGGAATCCATTGGTACCTCATACGATGAAAACAACCTTATTGGGCAGAGGGTTTGTCTATCATACAGGCAAAGAAGAATGTACCTCCCGTCTTGCCCTTGTGTTACAGTTTGGCACTATATGAATAGCCGGATATCATTTATTGATATCTTAAAGCACTGATTGTATCATGTTACCCATGTCTGTTGCTctttcacatacatgtattcCCCTGCTCACTTAGTGTTTGtccttttgtgtatttattctgtATCTGACAATGCTTGAGTGTCTGTGTATGCTATAAATGGCATAtattcctgtgtgtttctcccagATTCCTATTCATTTAATGGTTTATGAGCCTTAAAACAGGACTCATCGTGAAGCATACTTACAAACATCTTCTCATACATCTTGTGCGCAGAGGTGGTTCCTATGATGCGGCTAAACTTCTTTAGGCCTTTCAGCAGATAGCGTGGGGCCCCGTCACTGCGCAGCACTCTCAGACTGTGAGACAGACCTTTGGCAAGATCCAGGTCATAGTTTGCCATCTTCCAGAGgtgaagcagctgcaggaggtaCTGCCGGGGCAGACAAGTGGAGACCACGGCCAGGACATCCTCCTCCTGAACTTTTACCCCTGGTAGGCTGTTGGTGACCTTCAGGAGGTCATCTAGGGTTAGGTTTTTTAGGCTGTTGCAGCGGGAGACTTTCTTCTCACAGAGGTTGACACCTGAAATTAGATGTCAAAAATATTACAACATTAATCCAGGACTTAAATACGGACTGGCTGAAacaaaaaatgcactttttgtacCTTGAATGATGCCGTACATCTTGTCATGGTCTTTGTTCTGCTCCCTCCAGAGGCGCAGCAGCTGGAGGACCTGCTGCTGGGGGGAGCAGGCCTTCTTCAACTTCTCCAGGCTCCTACGGTCCACCCTCCGTCCGGGGAGACTCTCTAACAGCCGCTCCACTGGCATCGAGGACAGACGCAGGGAAGAAAGAGACTGGAACACTGCCTCCTCACAAAGGGTCACATCTGGTAAGAGAAAGACGTTgccttaaaacatgttttcgaAGAGTATCACAATAATGATTTTTTTAGCAGTggacatatttgttttattaacagaTGTTTCAATTTTGGGGCACAGGTTGTGATTAGAATAGATTTAGATTACGTGGTTTGGTTGATGCTGAGTCCCATTTGCCTACTACACGTCTGGATTTGTTtgtacgtatgtgtgtgtgtgtgtgtgtgtgtgtgtgtgtgtgtgtgtgtgtgtgtgtgtgtgtgtgtgtgtgtgtgtgtgtgtgcatgggtgcgtgcatgcgtgcggGGTCGTAATTCAACCACAGCAGAAACAAAGATTTGGTCTCTTTCTATTGGCATCACATAACCACTATTAACTTCAGTTTCTGATTCAACATAGCAACAATGTTTGCCTATTGAACTGAGGGAGTGAGGTGAGCGGTCTGAAAATGTGCAGTTCAGTCACACTACACTACACAAGCACCTACATTATTTGTCATTATGTTCCCCACATTTCTGCAAGCCATGGGCCCCTGGGAATTCCTCGTaaggctttttttgttgtaaaggatAAGGATTTCCGCAATACGCAGAACAGTCAAAGAGGAAAATGAAGTGAAACTTCATAcaattatgtgtgtttgtgtgtgttaaattaaaagaaacatttaagaaaacGGATGCCGTTGTAGTATGTTTGAGTTTAATGTGAAGAGGATATTAAGATTGTTTCTCTGATGTCTGGATAATTTGAGTGTGGCTTGCTCTATAATTGACATTGATGTCCTGGTGGTTTCTCCAAATCACGTGGCTACTTTGGTAATCCCAACTGCTTTcaatttccttatttttttgtaaaaagccCTGCTTAACTCTTCCACGATCTGCTGCAGACAATCAGTGGTTGTGTAATCCGTATGAAGACAATTTGTGAATGAATTTTTTAGGAGAACATCACCCTGCCTAAGGGACAACAGCTTTTTTGGGTTTCCTACCAAGAATGGCGTGCATGtatcagggtgtgtgtgtgtgtgtgtgtgtgtgtgtgtgtgtgtgtgtgtgtgtgtgtgtgtgtgtgtgtgtgtgtgtgtgtgtgtgtctgtgtgtgagtgagtgagtgagtgagtgagtgagtgagtgagtgagtgtgtgtgtgtgtctgtgtgtgtgccagtgaCTGAGGTTTCTCGGCTTAGGGGATTTAATGTCATATTTGAGGCTTCTCCTCTTAAATTAATTGTCAGCAGCTGTCATAGTTACAGCCTGAGTAACAAAGACTTACCAGCTCATTTGTGTCTCTGTGCTTGACTCAGCTTCCTCTGTTATTGTAGGTTGAGGATGTGACAGTTAAAGTAATTGATCCATCGTGGGTGATTATGACAGTAGGGGCATAAACATCCCATTCAACCCCTTGCTTGCTTTGCTCTTGTGTTGGTTTTCAGGCACGCAAGAATTTGTTAAAGAATGGAATCTTGACAACGGATCTGACCAAGGAAATCCCCTGCCTTCAGGAATTAAAATGACCACATGTCTGAAATAATTCAGCTCTGGCTGATTTTAGGTTGTTGACAATTGAGGTTTGCTCTGGAAcatctttgcatgtgtgtgtgtgtgtgtgtgtgtgtgtgtgtgtgtgtgtgtgtgtgtgtgtgtgtgtgtgtgtgtgtgtgtgtgtgtgtgtgtgtgtgtgtgtgtctgtgcacgGTGTAAATATTGTACAAGCAGTCTCTACTCTGATTCCACCCCACATTAGTCCTTAAACCTCCCATATGATTCTTATTAGCGATTGAAACCTGCTGCAGAAATTTCTTACCATTGTGGCACAAAGGGTGTTGCTGAGAGCACTCCAGAGATGGCGGTTTGTCTGGACAGAGGCTGTCTGAAGTAGACGTGCCCCATCTCAGTGTTTTCAAGCCAAAATCGGAACAGTTTTTGTGGGGCTGACATGGCTCGGTGGAGGAGTCCCTACTTGAGAAATGACCCGGGGGACAACTTTCACACGTGGTGTCACTCACCGGTGTACCTGGAGGAGATAAACACAGGACCATGTCTtaattttatgatttaaaacacaactgtgaaaaatgtgtatcATATTTTCAAACCATATTTTCACAGGCCCTTCAGATTTTTCTTATCTTTATAACCAAACATCTTATTCAGCACATCTCGCACTTTTCAGTGTGTGAACCTGATCTGCTGCACATACTAGCTGACATGGAGGTGATGTGATTCCAAGAACTATGGCCACAACGACATACGAGAACAAATCAGGGTGACAGATGACTGTGTGTCTCTGAAAATGACTCACA
Proteins encoded:
- the LOC134861371 gene encoding tumor necrosis factor receptor superfamily member 6B-like, translating into MLLLPVLFLLSGVLPGVSVVDSVPPTFDHRDPSTRETLICDKCPPGTHMAAYCTPTKATVCAPCRSRHFTAFWNYLPKCLYCNNYCVENQEVETECTATTNRVCRCKEGFYMTNDFCWRHSECGPGHGIKTKGTSQMNTVCERCSDGYFSNSSSALESCVKHQECASGQIALLPGSITHDTICGSCEDLSNEGETLRTFVSGLFSRQRMRVTKMKFFVASYIHKSEEGMHPSGTTPPSQRGPLMDQILTWLAEVAEEKLRKLPQMLKASKLCSMKEKLEMIIDRIKQQYPNCILPFTDEL
- the LOC134862409 gene encoding tumor necrosis factor receptor superfamily member 11B-like isoform X1; the protein is MSARIAKSNPAMKLIVLFTASFSWAFQQQEILPKYQYRDPVTTDILLCDQCPPGTAVKQHCSAATPTECQVCPERHFAENWHWGDTCQYCTSVCKERQLVKQQCNSTHDQLCDCAPGFHLVVEFCITHSSCPPGYGVTALGTPVSDTTCESCPPGHFSSRDSSTEPCQPHKNCSDFGLKTLRWGTSTSDSLCPDKPPSLECSQQHPLCHNDVTLCEEAVFQSLSSLRLSSMPVERLLESLPGRRVDRRSLEKLKKACSPQQQVLQLLRLWREQNKDHDKMYGIIQGVNLCEKKVSRCNSLKNLTLDDLLKVTNSLPGVKVQEEDVLAVVSTCLPRQYLLQLLHLWKMANYDLDLAKGLSHSLRVLRSDGAPRYLLKGLKKFSRIIGTTSAHKMYEKMFVSMLHDESCFKAHKPLNE
- the LOC134862409 gene encoding tumor necrosis factor receptor superfamily member 11B-like isoform X2, coding for MTGSTRLFTASFSWAFQQQEILPKYQYRDPVTTDILLCDQCPPGTAVKQHCSAATPTECQVCPERHFAENWHWGDTCQYCTSVCKERQLVKQQCNSTHDQLCDCAPGFHLVVEFCITHSSCPPGYGVTALGTPVSDTTCESCPPGHFSSRDSSTEPCQPHKNCSDFGLKTLRWGTSTSDSLCPDKPPSLECSQQHPLCHNDVTLCEEAVFQSLSSLRLSSMPVERLLESLPGRRVDRRSLEKLKKACSPQQQVLQLLRLWREQNKDHDKMYGIIQGVNLCEKKVSRCNSLKNLTLDDLLKVTNSLPGVKVQEEDVLAVVSTCLPRQYLLQLLHLWKMANYDLDLAKGLSHSLRVLRSDGAPRYLLKGLKKFSRIIGTTSAHKMYEKMFVSMLHDESCFKAHKPLNE